TGAGGTTAATTAAGCAAGTATGATCGTGTTTAGTAATGTTGAAATAAACGATTGTGTATGAGAACTTAAAATATAAGTTGAGTAATGTTCTAAAACAGAACCTACTCAGCTTTTTTTAGTAACTAAAACAATGAAAATATAATTTGACATTCCCCAAAAAAAGCGTATGATAAAAACATACCGATTGAATGTTTTTTGAGAGGAGAGAAAAGATGGCTAAAAAATATACAGCAGAGGAAGCTAAATCATTAATTCTAGATGTTTCAACACAACTATTCATAGAAAAAGGCTATGAAAAAACATCTATTTCCGATATCGTCAAAGGGTTAGACGGTTTAACTAAAGGTGCCGTTTATCACCACTATGCATCTAAAGATGAAATCATAGATGCCGTTGTCAGACGATTTATTCCCAATGAAACTGCCTTAACAGCAATTATGGAAAAAGATAAATTAAATGGGTTAGAAAAAATTCAAGCTTTGCTATTTGAAGGAATGTTCAATAGCGAGGCTAGTAAATCCCGAATCCTTAGTTTTACGTTATTAGATAATCCTAAATTCTTTTCAATGTATATTAGAACGACGAATGAAATTATGGCACCATTAGTAGAAACCTGTTTGATCGAAGGAAACAGCGATGGATCAGCCGCAGTTGATCAACCGAAACAAATGGCTGAATTAGCGATCTTGATTTTAAGTACGTGGTTTATTCAAGCCTTGTTTCCAAATACAGTAGAGACCTTTTTTGAAAAATTAATGGCTGCCAAAACAATGCTTGAAAATAGTGGAATGCCAATTATCAGTGATGTATTTTTAGAGCA
This sequence is a window from Enterococcus sp. 7F3_DIV0205. Protein-coding genes within it:
- a CDS encoding TetR/AcrR family transcriptional regulator; protein product: MAKKYTAEEAKSLILDVSTQLFIEKGYEKTSISDIVKGLDGLTKGAVYHHYASKDEIIDAVVRRFIPNETALTAIMEKDKLNGLEKIQALLFEGMFNSEASKSRILSFTLLDNPKFFSMYIRTTNEIMAPLVETCLIEGNSDGSAAVDQPKQMAELAILILSTWFIQALFPNTVETFFEKLMAAKTMLENSGMPIISDVFLEQLDQQIMIKAAELNEKTTEN